One window of Ciconia boyciana chromosome 10, ASM3463844v1, whole genome shotgun sequence genomic DNA carries:
- the WDR75 gene encoding WD repeat-containing protein 75 yields the protein MVAPAALRVVRCGGSTLHGARAVFSADSKYLLCASGDFVKMYSVATEETLRLMGGHADLVTGVQLNPHNHMQLYSSSLDGSIKLWDFMDGIPIKTFTVGSKLLALYALASSEDLVFVVVPKSGERDTYQLVSVKLTKAAGQDLEARELSVVLDGVDASPKCIAFGREGEYVASVKEVNLQVYFFKQKQLNRFSVSAVKTKSGNNRFTCIACHPTEDCIATGHADGKIRLWRNFHHKKEYTFSTLHWHHDTVMDLAFSMEGTNLLSGGVESVLVLWHNESDRERDFLPRLGSAIEYISMSSDGTLCCTLHTDNRITIINSNLRFSKSIQGLIKSTDVKTGLVVDPRTKALVLNGEPGHLQFYCLQSDQQLFSLDIVQRQYIHQAGLNQSDLVKVAFSAQGKWLATVEEREEVTDPELQLKLWFYDEETQSFKLNTRINMPHEDHITDMCFRGMDELEDDSLMLVTAGRDCVFKVWVMVEDTDPEAQQSVSWSCDFVGSYHNYQATNCCFSEDGSLLAVSFEETVTVWDSVTWDLKCTFCHPPGKIRNICFGRLTCSKYLIGATDYGFLCCWNLLSCALEWSAHLNILVLQPDPLSEYIAAVSWLSKESSLFVFKPNEPRPIYVQRNLCKEKIQLAAFVPRDEPEMIGSEKYLWLRRSQLFFLTDTQELMTLSTKSLEERLTASSKQLAVEESLPVTPFSLLLGKHRRQQSQEDIDLGKLVVRNKHEQDSPAVKELLHTPAHVLPSASFLCPIFINSLLISKENKSAEEVADEVEMESEKTEDDSDEERDVTEMEQEDTSPVELLGEITCKLSKSQERELRKIRKMDYSWISAF from the exons ATGGTGGCGCCGGCGGCGCTCCGCGTGGTGCGATGCGGCGGCAGCACTCTCCACGGTGCCAGGGCCGTCTTCTCCGCCGACTCCAA gTACCTGCTGTGCGCCTCCGGCGACTTCGTGAAGATGTACAGCGTGGCCACCGAGGAGACGCTGCGGCTGATGGGGGGCCACGCCGACCTGGTGACGGGCGTCCAGCTCAACCCCCACAACCACATGCAG ctgtatTCTTCCTCTCTTGATGGCAGCATTAAGCTGTGGGACTTCATGGATGGGATTCCCATTAAA actttcACTGTAGGATCCAAACTTCTGGCACTGTATGCACTTGCTAGTTCTGAGGACTTGGTGTTTGTTGTAGTTCCAAAGAGCGGTGAAAGAG ATACATACCAGCTGGTCTCAGTTAAGCTGACGAAAGCAGCAGGCCAAGATTTGGAAGCCAGGGAATTGTCAGTGGTTTTGGATGGCGTGGATGCGTCACCGAAGTGTATTGCATTTGGAAGAGAA GGTGAATATGTGGCATCAGTGAAGGAGGTTAATctgcaagtttatttttttaaacagaaacagttGAACAG GTTTTCTGTAAGTGCAGTGAAGACAAAAAGTGGAAATAATCGCTTCACTTGCATAGCATGCCATCCGACGGAGGATTGTATTGCAACCGGCCATGCTGACGGAAAGATTCGCCTCTG GAGGAATTTCCACCACAAGAAAGAGTACACATTTTCCACACTGCACTGGCATCATGATACCGTCATGGATCTAGCTTTTTCTATGGAGG GGACCAACTTGCTGAGTGGCGGAGTTGAATCTGTTCTAGTTCTGTGGCACAACGAATCAGACCGTGAGAGGGATTTCCTTCCTCGTTTGGGATCTGCTATTGAATACATCTCCATGTCATCGGATGGCACACTGTGTTGCACCTTGCATACAGACAACA GAATTACAATCATCAACAGCAACCTAAGATTTTCCAAAAGTATTCAAGGGCTAATCAAAA gtACGGATGTCAAGACTGGTCTAGTGGTTGATCCTAGAACCAAAGCTTTGGTCCTGAATGGAGAGCCTGGCCACTTGCAGTTCTATTGTCTCCAAAGTGACCAACAGCTGTTCAGC TTGGATATTGTGCAACGACAATACATTCATCAGGCAGGCTTAAACCAATCTGACTTGGTAAAAGTTGCATTTAGTGCACAAGGCAAGTGGTTAGCAACAgtagaagagagagaagaagtAACTGACCCTGAGTTACAGTTGAAGCTGTGGTTTTATGATGAAGAAACGCAAAG cTTTAAGCTGAATACTAGAATAAATATGCCCCATGAGGACCACATAACAGACATGTGCTTTCGTGGCATGGATGAGTTGGAAGATGACTCTCTGATGCTGGTAACAGCTGGCAGAGATTGTGTGTTTAAAGTCTGGGTGATGGTAGAAGACACTGATCCGGAGG CACAGCAAAGCGTGAGCTGGAGCTGTGACTTTGTAGGCAGCTACCACAACTACCAAGCTACTAACTGCTGTTTCTCAGAAGATGGGTCTTTGCTTGCTGTTAGCTTTGAAGAAACTGTCACTGTATGGGATTCAGTTACTTGGGATCTTAAGTGTACGTTTTGCCATCCACCTGGAAAAATAAG GAACATCTGCTTTGGGAGACTAACATGTTCCAAGTACCTTATTGGTGCCACTGATTATGGCTTTCTGTGTTGCTGGAACCTACTCAGTTGTGCAT tggaATGGAGTGCCCACCTCAACATCTTAGTTCTGCAACCTGATCCCCTTTCAGAATATATTGCTGCTGTCTCATGGCTCTCAAAAGAGTCCAGCT TGTTTGTGTTTAAACCAAATGAGCCACGGCCAATCTATGTCCAGAGAAAcctttgtaaagaaaagatCCAGCTTGCTGCCTTCGTTCCAAGAGACGAACCTGAAATGATTGGCTCAGAAAAATACCTTTGGCTAAGAAGATCCCAACTATTTTTTCTTACGGATACGCAA GAGCTAATGACGCTTAGCACAAAGTCTCTAGAAGAAAGGCTGACAGCGTCAAGTAAACAG CTGGCAGTAGAAGAAAGTCTTCCTGTGACCCCATTTAGCTTGCTATTGGGAAAGCACAGACGTCAGCAATCACAAGAGGATATAGACCTTGGAAAACTAGTTGTTCGTAATAAGCATGAGCAAGACTCGCCTGCTGTCAAAGAG cttttgcaCACTCCGGCACATGTTTTGCCatctgcttccttcctctgccctatatttattaattcattGCTCATCtccaaagagaacaaaag TGCTGAAGAGGTTGCTGATGAGGTAGAAatggaaagtgaaaaaacagaGGATGATTCAGATGAGGAAAGAGATGTCACTGAAATGGAACAAGAAGATACAAGTCCTGTGGAATTACTAGGAGAGATCACATGTAAACTGTCTAAATCCCAGGAAAGAGAGCTAcgaaaaataagaaaaatggacTACAGTTGGATATCAGCTTTCTAA